The Apium graveolens cultivar Ventura chromosome 6, ASM990537v1, whole genome shotgun sequence genome contains a region encoding:
- the LOC141667314 gene encoding putative E3 ubiquitin-protein ligase RING1a isoform X1, with the protein MPAQKHSLNSPAASDDEDNNHHTNNNNNNNSDDSAVQLNQDAEELPQADQSGSDSDGSRGSSGGADKEEYITVALADIRKEVQCPICLGIIRKTRTVMECLHRFCRECIDKSMRLGNNECPACRTHCASRRSLRDDPNYDALIAALYPDIDKYEEEELAFHEEERDRYKKIQESIAQTQRRQSEALGNKKKHARATAAAFARRSQAYRSSRGRRNPRAIEQQGSDEEDYANGRDRVAGSADGGDENHPEVNRDSLGASAGLVGSAEMLAWGGGGIRSSTRHSNQNSGNTRIARNTRLARLLESYQNTVEEETLNIHLMLVPWDEQILSSLERPHMRCEPYVSIGHLCQYVASNIVVKAEEIEILLVQKNEVLCILEGHETLAELQAIYGVTQRDMRFAYRLKVPAAMNSV; encoded by the exons ATGCCTGCACAAAAGCATTCTCTTAACAGTCCTGCTGCTTCTGATGATGAAGATAACAACCACCACaccaataataataacaacaacaataGCGACGATTCTGCCGTACAGCTCAATCAGGACGCTGAGGAGCTGCCTCAGGCGGACCAATCAG GTTCAGATTCGGATGGGAGCCGCGGTTCGAGTGGCGGTGCCGACAAAGAAGA ATATATTACAGTGGCACTCGCTGACATACGCAAGGAAGTGCAGTGTCCTATTTGTTTAG GGATTATAAGGAAGACAAGAACGGTCATGGAATGTTTGCATCGCTTTTGCAGGGAATGTATCGACAAATCTATGAGGCTGGG AAATAATGAGTGTCCCGCATGTCGTACGCATTGTGCTAGTCGTCGTTCACTGAGAGACGACCCAAACTATGACGCACTCATTGCTGCTTTGTATCCAGATATTGACAAGTATGAAGAGGAG GAATTGGCTTTTCATGAAGAGGAGAGGGACCGCTATAAAAAG ATTCAAGAATCGATTGCCCAGACTCAGCGCCGGCAATCTGAGGCACTAGGCAACAAAAAAAAGCATGCTAGAGCCACAGCTGCTGCGTTTGCGAGGAGATCACAGGCATATCGAAGTTCTAGAGGTAGGAGAAACCCGAGAGCTATTGAACAGCAGGGATCTGATGAGGAGGATTACGCTAATGGCCGTGATAGAG TGGCAGGGAGTGCAGATGGAGGAGATGAAAATCATCCTGAAGTTAACAGAGATTCCTTGGGCGCATCCGCTGGACTTGTCGGAAGTGCCGAAATGCTTGCTTGGGGTGGAGGTGGCATTCGGAGCAGCACTCGCCATAGCAATCAGAATTCTGGGAATACAAGGATTGCGAGGAATACGCGCTTGGCTAGGCTGCTTGAAAGTTACCAAAATACAGTAGAAGAAGAGACG TTGAATATTCATCTCATGCTTGTGCCCTGGGATGAACAAATATTGTCAAGCTTGGAGCGTCCACACATGCGTTGTGAACCCTACGTGTCAATAGGACACCTTTGTCAA TATGTTGCTTCAAACATTGTTGTCAAAGCCGAGGAAATTGAAATTCTTCTGGTGCAAAAAAATGAGGTATTGTGCATCCTGGAGGGGCACGAAACGCTAGCAGAACTGCAAGCTATATATGGTGTTACCCAGCGTGATATG CGTTTTGCATACAGGTTGAAGGTACCAGCTGCGATGAATTCTGTTTGA
- the LOC141667314 gene encoding putative E3 ubiquitin-protein ligase RING1a isoform X2 has product MPAQKHSLNSPAASDDEDNNHHTNNNNNNNSDDSAVQLNQDAEELPQADQSGSDSDGSRGSSGGADKEEYITVALADIRKEVQCPICLGIIRKTRTVMECLHRFCRECIDKSMRLGNNECPACRTHCASRRSLRDDPNYDALIAALYPDIDKYEEEELAFHEEERDRYKKIQESIAQTQRRQSEALGNKKKHARATAAAFARRSQAYRSSRGRRNPRAIEQQGSDEEDYANGRDRGSADGGDENHPEVNRDSLGASAGLVGSAEMLAWGGGGIRSSTRHSNQNSGNTRIARNTRLARLLESYQNTVEEETLNIHLMLVPWDEQILSSLERPHMRCEPYVSIGHLCQYVASNIVVKAEEIEILLVQKNEVLCILEGHETLAELQAIYGVTQRDMRFAYRLKVPAAMNSV; this is encoded by the exons ATGCCTGCACAAAAGCATTCTCTTAACAGTCCTGCTGCTTCTGATGATGAAGATAACAACCACCACaccaataataataacaacaacaataGCGACGATTCTGCCGTACAGCTCAATCAGGACGCTGAGGAGCTGCCTCAGGCGGACCAATCAG GTTCAGATTCGGATGGGAGCCGCGGTTCGAGTGGCGGTGCCGACAAAGAAGA ATATATTACAGTGGCACTCGCTGACATACGCAAGGAAGTGCAGTGTCCTATTTGTTTAG GGATTATAAGGAAGACAAGAACGGTCATGGAATGTTTGCATCGCTTTTGCAGGGAATGTATCGACAAATCTATGAGGCTGGG AAATAATGAGTGTCCCGCATGTCGTACGCATTGTGCTAGTCGTCGTTCACTGAGAGACGACCCAAACTATGACGCACTCATTGCTGCTTTGTATCCAGATATTGACAAGTATGAAGAGGAG GAATTGGCTTTTCATGAAGAGGAGAGGGACCGCTATAAAAAG ATTCAAGAATCGATTGCCCAGACTCAGCGCCGGCAATCTGAGGCACTAGGCAACAAAAAAAAGCATGCTAGAGCCACAGCTGCTGCGTTTGCGAGGAGATCACAGGCATATCGAAGTTCTAGAGGTAGGAGAAACCCGAGAGCTATTGAACAGCAGGGATCTGATGAGGAGGATTACGCTAATGGCCGTGATAGAG GGAGTGCAGATGGAGGAGATGAAAATCATCCTGAAGTTAACAGAGATTCCTTGGGCGCATCCGCTGGACTTGTCGGAAGTGCCGAAATGCTTGCTTGGGGTGGAGGTGGCATTCGGAGCAGCACTCGCCATAGCAATCAGAATTCTGGGAATACAAGGATTGCGAGGAATACGCGCTTGGCTAGGCTGCTTGAAAGTTACCAAAATACAGTAGAAGAAGAGACG TTGAATATTCATCTCATGCTTGTGCCCTGGGATGAACAAATATTGTCAAGCTTGGAGCGTCCACACATGCGTTGTGAACCCTACGTGTCAATAGGACACCTTTGTCAA TATGTTGCTTCAAACATTGTTGTCAAAGCCGAGGAAATTGAAATTCTTCTGGTGCAAAAAAATGAGGTATTGTGCATCCTGGAGGGGCACGAAACGCTAGCAGAACTGCAAGCTATATATGGTGTTACCCAGCGTGATATG CGTTTTGCATACAGGTTGAAGGTACCAGCTGCGATGAATTCTGTTTGA
- the LOC141667315 gene encoding dormancy-associated protein 1-like — translation MGLMDKIWDDVMAGPQPERGLGRFRKIKTKTNGDGEGSSSLQRSLSNTTSPEAPATPTTPMSPSGLGPVHRDNVWRMTEPRSNPATRGIGSQVYDKPEPNSPTVYDWLYSGDTKSKHR, via the exons ATGGGATTGATGGATAAGATCTGGGATGATGTTATGGCCGGGCCTCAACCTGAACGCGGACTCGGCAGATTCAGGAAGATAAAAACAAAGACCAATG GGGACGGAGAAGGTAGTAGCAGTCTGCAGAGGTCATTGTCGAATACAACAAGCCCAGAAGCACCAGCAACACCAACTACTCCTATGTCACCAAGCGGCCTGGGGCCGGTGCACAGGGACAATGTGTGGAGGATGACTGAACCCCGCAGCAACCCGGCTACCAGGGGTATTGGTTCCCAGGTTTATGACAAACCAGAGCCCAATTCTCCCACTGTTTATGACTG GCTCTACAGCGGAGATACCAAGAGCAAGCATCGTTGA